The Candidatus Hydrogenedentota bacterium DNA segment AAAACTGCGCGTGGGCCGCGCGCTCCTCCCCCCGGTCCGCCAGAATCTTCACCAGGAACATGCTGGAGTTAATGGAGAGCATGGCCCCCAGGAAGACGCCGTCCATGGCCGACCAGCCGAAAAACCGGGCGACATGGTAGCCCAGCCACAGCATCAGGCCGATTTCCAGCGCCGCCGTCAGCCCCGCCCCGATCCCCACCCGCGCCAGCCGCCGCAGATTGAACTCCAGCCCCACGCAGAACAGCAGGAACACAATCCCCAGTTCCGACAGCCCCTCAATGGCATCCTGCTCCACCGCCAGCGGAATCTGCGGCGTCCCCGGCCCGATCAGCACCCCCGCCAGAATGTACCCCAGCGCCACCGGAAGCCCGATCCGGTGGAAAAGCACCGAGACACACCCCGCCGTCACCATCACCAGCGCCAAGTTGTAAAGAAGTGTGTGCATCCGGCTCCCGGCCCCCTGGGTATTCGCGGCGGGGACAAACACCGCTAGGCGTCAAATTCGCTCCACTCGAGCCCCGCCTGCTGAAGGATCCGCCCCACCACGGAGACGGCGACATCCTTGCCGTGCATGGGGACAATCACCGTGTACATGGTGCCGCCCCGTTCACGGCGCAGCTTGAGATGGCTGCCGCGCTGGGAAACCCGCCTGAAGCCCAAACGCTCCAGCCGCTGGACGATCTCCCGGGCAGTCATCGGTCTAGGAGGCAAAGGCAACCTCGACCTCACGGGCATGCGCCTCGCCGCATTCCGGCAGTTCCACCCCCGGCACATCCTCGAAATACAGCTCGATGGCCTCTTTCAGGTTCTCCAAGGCTTCTGCCTCGGTGTCTCCCTGGCTCGCTATGCGCACTGCCGGGCAATCCGCGACATACACGTCGCCTTCTTTCCAAGTGAGCGCCGCCAGCCGAACTCGATGCTCCATTTCCTTGTCTCCTGT contains these protein-coding regions:
- a CDS encoding addiction module toxin, HicA family; the encoded protein is MTAREIVQRLERLGFRRVSQRGSHLKLRRERGGTMYTVIVPMHGKDVAVSVVGRILQQAGLEWSEFDA
- a CDS encoding type II toxin-antitoxin system HicB family antitoxin, yielding MEHRVRLAALTWKEGDVYVADCPAVRIASQGDTEAEALENLKEAIELYFEDVPGVELPECGEAHAREVEVAFAS